A segment of the Yersinia rochesterensis genome:
ATTGTTCTGTTTTGAATTGTATTGACTAGCATGGTTGAAATCCATTATTAACTCATTGAGCACTGTTGAAGTAATATTATTTAGTTGAAAAAGATACTTTAACACTAACCAATGATAGATATAGTCATCCTTATTAATATAACTATTATTGTAGCGAAGAGTGTTTACATTAAAACAGTTTGTTCTATCAATTAGCTTATAATGCACATCTCTATTATTTATTTTTATAACTGATTTCGATGTTAATAATAGCGATGAGATAGCTTCAAAATGTAATTTAGTTGGCATTTTTTCAATTATATTTTTTAGAAAAAAACCTTCAGAACCCAGCAGTAATTTTTTTTCAGATTTATTACGTTCACTATTAGTCACAAAATAAAATGTATCATTTAGATAAAAATAGGCAGTAAAAACCATTGTACTCATCAGTAGAGTGACAGATAAAACGAGTAATAAAGCAACACCACGTTGTTTCACTCTATTATCCTTAGTTATATATTATTATTTAATAAAACAATAACTTTTCTTATAGTGCCTATATTTTCCAGCTCAATAATCAACTCAATTCCTTCAGGTAAAATGGCTATTTCGTCCCACTCATTTATCCATTTATTTTCATGAAAGACTCTAATGCGAAATGCTGTCACACCATCTAGAATTTTTGATACTGTCGGTTGATCTTCATTTAAGTGATACGATAGTTTTTCCAAAATATGACTCCTTAACCTATACCCTAAAATTTGTGATTCCATGTGATAGGTGAAGCCAGTATTAACGCCAATGTCACACGAAAAGTAAATGCCAAAGTCATCACTACCCAATAAAAATTTACCAACCCTAATACCATTATTAAGTTTTTTATTATGGTGTGAATAAGCATATATCATTGTATGTGAAAGTTGATGATCTAGTGTATTTACTACCCTCTGCAATTTATTAACTTGTTTTGACTTTTTATTAACTGCACTACTTCCTTTGCTAACAACAGTCATAGCTTGGTAAACAGTTAAACTTATCAAAGTGAAAATGATTACAGCCAATAAAACCTCTAATAATGTAAAACCTTGAGTGGGACGTTTATTCATTAATAACACGATATCCTTCCAGGATAAATATAGGAACTTTACTATTTTCTTGGCTACGG
Coding sequences within it:
- the gspJ gene encoding type II secretion system minor pseudopilin GspJ, producing the protein MNKRPTQGFTLLEVLLAVIIFTLISLTVYQAMTVVSKGSSAVNKKSKQVNKLQRVVNTLDHQLSHTMIYAYSHHNKKLNNGIRVGKFLLGSDDFGIYFSCDIGVNTGFTYHMESQILGYRLRSHILEKLSYHLNEDQPTVSKILDGVTAFRIRVFHENKWINEWDEIAILPEGIELIIELENIGTIRKVIVLLNNNI